The DNA region CACCCGCTTCGCGCCGCTGCCCACCGTGCAGGGGGACGCGGGGCTGCTCGCGCAGGTGTTCTCCAACCTGCTCGGCAACGCGCTGAAGTACACCCGGACCCGCGAGCGGGCGGAGATCGAGGTTTTGAGCGAGGTGCAGGGCCAGGAACTCACCCTCACGGTGCGGGACAACGGGGTGGGCTTCGATCCCCGCTACACGGATAAACTGTTCGGCGTGTTCCAACGCCTGCACCGCGCCGAGGAGTTCGAGGGGACCGGGATCGGCCTCGCCAACGTCCGCCGCATCGTCACCCGCCACGGGGGCCGGGTCCACGCCGAAGGGATGCCCGGCGAGGGCGCAGCCTTCCACGTCACCCTGCCGCTGGAGGCCCCCGCCCCGGCCCCCGAACTGGACCGCGCGCCATGACCGGTTCCGCCACCGACCGCTCGCTGCCCGTTCCCGGCCAGCCGCTCAGACTCCTCCACCTGGAGGACAACGAACTCGACCATGAACTCGTGATCCTGCACCTGGAGGGCGACCTCCCCTGGCCCGTGGAGGTCGAGCGGGTCGAGGACGAGCCGGGCTTCCTGGCGGCGCTCAGGACTCACCGCCCGCACCTGGTGCTCAGCGACTACGCCCTGCCGAGCTACGACGGCCTGAGCGCCTTCCACGCCGCGTACGCCTTCGACCCCCACCTGCCCTTCATCATCGTGACGGGCGCGATGGGCGAGGAGGTCGCGGTGGACACCCTGCGCCAGGGGGTCACCGACTACATCCTCAAGCAGCGGCTGGAGCGGCTGGCCCCCAGTGTCAAGCGCGCCATCGCCGAAGCCGACGCCCGCGAGCGCCGGGAGCGCGCCGAGCAGGAGGTTCGCGAACTCAACCTCTCGCTGCAAGCCCGCCTGGAGGAGGTCGAGCGGCTGCGCCGTATAGCCGAGGGCCAGCGCCAGCGCCTGGAAACCCAGGCCCGGCAACTGGAGGAGGCGCTCAACCTCCAGAAGACCTTCCTCGCCGAGACGAGCCACGAGCTGCGCACGCCCCTCACCGCGCTGCTGGGCTACCTGCGCCGCGCCGAGCGCGAGGCGGGCGGCTCTCAGACCCTGAGTGACGCCCAGCGGGTCGCCGAGAACATGACCCGATTGGTCAACGACCTGCTGCAACTCTCGCGCGGCGAACTGGTGCAGGGGATCGAGATGCACTTCATCAACGTGGGCAACATCGTCCGTCAGGTCGGGCGCGACTACGGGGTCAAGGCCACGGCGCCCGACGCGGAGATCGTGGGCGACCCGGGGCGGCTCACCCAGGTCTTCGTGAACCTCGTCAGCAACGCGATCCGGGTCTGCGGCAGCCCGGGGCTCGTCCACATCGAGGCGGACCGCCGGGGGGACCACGTCCAGATCTGCGTGGTGGACCACGGGCCCGGCATTCCCGACCACATCAAGCCGCGCATCTTCGACAAGTTCTACCGGGGCAAGGAGGCGGGCTCGGCGGGGCTGGGCCTCACCATCGCCCAGCAGGTCACCCACGCCCACGGCGGCACCATCGACGTGCTCGACACGCCGGGCGGCGGCGCCACCTTCCGCGTCAACCTGCCCCTTCCCGACGAGGACGAGGACGAGGACGACCTGGGCGACTTCCAGGCGGTGGGGGCGGACGACCTGGGAGCGTGAGGGGGCGGGCCGCGCACCTTCCGCACTCGCGCTAGCCTGTCCGCATGGCCGACTCCCTGAAAAAGACCATGCACGTCACCTGGCTCGGCGAGCAACGCTACGTCGGCGTCAGCGAGAGCGGGCACCAGCTTCTGATCGACAACAGCCCCGTCAAGGTGGGCGTCTCCCCGATGGAGGCGCTGCTCGGGGCACTGGCGACCTGCACCGCCTACGACATCGTCGAGATCATGAAAAAGCGCCGCACGCCCCTGACCGCCTACCGCATCGAGGTCGAGGGCGAGCGCGCCGAGACGGCGCCGAAGCGGTACACCCGCATCACCGTGCGCCACGTCGCCAGCGGCGAGGGCCTGACCGAGGACGCGCTCAGCAAAGCCGCGCACCTCAGCCACGAGAAATACTGCTCGGTGGCGGCGACCCTGAACAGCGAGATCACGCTGGAGACGCGGGTGGAGTAGGAGAAGGAGGGTTGTTGTCCCCCGTGGGTGGGGTGGGGAGTGGCCGGTTTGCCCCCCTCCCAACCTCCCCCACAAGGGGGGAGGGGCAATAAGAAGACCCCGGCGGCATCTGTGCGTTGTTAAAGACAGGGAAGCTCGCCTCTTCCGGGTCACGGCAGAGGGCGTTTTCTCAGCGTAGAGGCGAGCTATTCCTCACACGGCCCTATGTTTTTAACTCCTCCCCCCTTGTGGGGGAGGTTGGGAGGGGGGAATAAACGCAACCGCCCCCCAGCGCCCCCAACCGCCCTATTCCTCCTCCTGTGCCGCCTTCGCCTTCTGCGCCGCCTCCCGCTGGGCCCGAATCTTGTAGACCTTGTGCATCTGGTCCAGCTCGCCCGTGCACGGCTGCTGGGCGCTCAACGGCAGCGCGCTCCCCCGCTCGTCGAGCTTGATGCACCAGCGCGCGGCGAACATCTTCTTGGCGGCCTTGAGGGCCGGGCCCGACCCCTCTCCCCCGTTCTGGAAGAAGGTGACGACGGCGAAGTTGGGGTTATTCAGCGGCCCGTAGCCCTCGTACCAGGCGTGGGTGTAGGCGTAGTTGTAGCGCCGGGACAGGCCGTTTTCCGCCGTGCCCGTCTTGCCGCCCGTGCGGACGGGGAAGAGCAGCGGGCCGACCTCGTGGCGGGCGGTGCCGGTGCGGATGCTCGTCACCCAGGACATGCCCTCCTTGACGAATTTGAAAATTTCGGTGTTGCCGCCTCTCACCACGCTGACGGCGGGCTTGCGGGGCACCGGCTCGTCTCCCACGGCCTTGAGGACCGTGAGCGGACGCTTCATCCCGTCGTTGATGATCGTGGACATCACCGAGATGAGCTGGGCGGGCGTGACGAGCACGTCCCCCTGGCCGATGCTCATGTTCAGGCCCGAGCCCTCGTACCAGGGGTGCTCGGTCGTGGTGTAGTCGTCCCGGTCGGGCACGTCGCCCAGCTTCTCGCCCACGAGTTCGAGGCCGGTGGGCGAGCGGAAGCCGAGTTCGGTGGCGCGGGCCTTGAGCTGCCGGGAGTACGCGGTCGGGCCCGCCTTCACCGCCGAGGTGTAAAACCACGGGTTGCACGAGAAAGCGATGGCCTTGCGCCCGTCCACCGGCCCCAGGCTGTACGAGGCCCAGTTGCGGAAGGCCGCCCGCCCGAAGTAGTACACCGGGGCGCAGTTCGTGGTGAAGTTGCCCCACTTCTCGACGAAGGCGATGGTCGAGGCGAGCTTGAACACGCTCCCGGGGTTGTACGCCTGGACCACCCGGTTGCTCGTCACGGCATCGAGCGCCGCGTCCTTGCGGCCCGGGTCCACCGCCCAGCGTTTGGCCGCCGGGTCGGGGCCGGGCACCCGCGAGAACCAGTTGGGGTCGAAGGTGGGGCTGCTCGCCATCGCCAGCACCTCGTTCGTGCGGGGGTCGATGGCGATGACGGCCCCCCGCGCGTAGGGGTCGGGGCGGCCCCCGTGCAGCGAGCGGCCCCGGTTCACGTCGGCCAGCCCCTCGCGCAGCACGGATTCGGCGGCCTGCTGGAGGGTGCTGTCGATGGTGAGGGTCACGTCCTGCCCCTGGCGCCCGGGGTCGATCACCCGCTCGGTGAGGGGCCGCCCGTTCGCCGTCACCTCGCGGCGGCGCAGGCCGTTCACGCCCGCCAGCACCCGCTGCTGGCTGTACTCCAGCCCGGAGACGCCCACCATGTCCCCGACCGTGTAGCCCTCCTCCTCGACCTGGCGTTTGTTCGCCTCCAGCACGTACCCCAGGAGGTGCGCGGCCATCTTGCCCTCGGGGTAGACGCGTTCCACCCGCTCGCGCAGTTCCAGGCTGGGCACGAGGACCGTGTACTCGTACAGGGCGGCGAGTCGGTCCTGCGGGATGTTGCGGGCGAGGACCGTCTCGGTTTCCTTTTCCGGGTCGGGCTCGCGCGGCTGACCGTTCACGAGGTCGCCCGGCTTGACTCCGGCGATGGCCTGAATCCGGTCCCAGGCGGGAATAGCCTCCTTCGAATCCTCCGGGTGGCGGCGCCCCGTGTACACCAGATCGACCGCGAGGCGGTTGGTGGCGAGGAGCACCCCGTCCCGCGTGCGAATCTCGCCGCGCAGGGCCCGCACCACCTCGTCGCGCTGGAAGTTGCTCGCCGACTGGACCGCGTACTGGTCGTGCTGCAAGACCTGAAGCTGGAAGAGCCGCCCGCCGAGCACCGCCAGCCCCAGGCTGAAGCCCAGCGCCATCAGCCGGACGGGCAGAGCCCCGGCGGCCGAGGGCTCGCCCGTCCGGCGGCGTCCCCCCGCCCGGCGCCGCAGCCGCGAGCGGCGGTCGAGGGCGTTCCCGGCGCGGCTCATCCGAGCCCCCGCTGTGACCCCGCGCGCGGTCCCAGCCCCCAGCTCACCACGCGCTCCCACAGGGGATAGGCGATCAAGGTCGTCAGGAAGGCGAGGGGCACCGTGCGAATCAGGGTTTCCACCGTCACGAGATTGGACCGCAGCCAGTAGGTCAGGATCAGGAAGGCGAGCCACTGCCCCACCGTGGCGGCGAGCACCGTCACCGCCGCCTGAATCGCCCCCGAGCCCGCGACGAGGCGCCGGACCGCCAGCACGAGGAGCACCCCGCCCGCCACCCCCGCCGCGTGCAGGCCGAGGGCTCCCCCGCCGAGCACGTCCTGGGCGAGCCCCACCCCGTAGGCGGCCAGGAGCGCCGCCTGGGGACGCAGCCGCCACACCAGCGCCACGCCCGTCAGCAGGAAGAGGTTGGGGGGCGGCACGGGCGAACCGCCCAGCAGCCGGGAGAGGGCGCCCTGCACGACGACCAGGAGGAGCGCGTAGAGGACGTACAGCACCGGGCGGCCCGGGCGGCCGACGGAGACGGAGGGCAGACGGGCGCGGGTCACAGCCCCTCCAGCAGGGTCACGTCCTCGACCGCGCCCACATCCACGGCGGGCCTGACGATCACCGTGCGGTTCACGTCGTTGGGCCCCAGGGGCAGCACCCGCTCGACGGTGCCCACCCGGATGCCCACCGGGTACACGCCGCCCAGGCTGCTCGTGACGAGCACGTCCCCCGGCTTCACGGGCACGCTGCGCGAGAACTGGGCGCGCAGGCGGTCGGGCGGCAATCCCACGGCGAGGCCCCGCCCGCCCCGGCTTCCCTCCAGCGTCACGCCGACGCTGCTCTCGGGGTCCACGAGGCCGATCACCGTCGCCCGGTTCCCGCTCACGCCGACGACCTGCCCGACGAGCCCGGCGGGGACGATCACGGGCATCCGCACCCGCACCCCGTCCCCGCTGCCCCGGTTGAGGGTCAGGCGGGCGAGCAGCGGGCTGGGGTCCACCGCCACGACCTGCGCGAGGCCGACTGCGTTGGGCGCCAGAGTCGAGCGAATCTGCACGACCTGCCGCAGCCGGGCCACCTCGCGGGCGAGGAGTTCGTTGCGCTGGGTGAGGGCGTCGTTCTGGCGCCGGAGCGACTGGACCTCGCCCGCCAGGTTCCGTTCCTGCACCACGTTCGTGTAGGCGCGGCGCACGTTGTCGGTGACGGCGAGCACGACCCGGGTGATCGGCGCCGTCGCCGCACTCAGCGCCGTGGGCGCGACGACCTGGAAGCGGGTGGCGACCATGCTCACGAGCAGGAGCGCCGCGTACAGCAGCAGCAGTTCCCTGAATCCCCTCACAGCGCCCCGCGCACCTCTCTCACCCCTGCGGCCTCCCCCCACACCGTCACGCCCACCCCGCGCAGGAGGCGGATCACCAGCCCCAGCGGAAAGCCCACCACGTTCGAGTAGTCCCCCTCGATCCGGGCCACGAGCGCCATCCCGAGTCCCTGGATGCCGTACCCGCCCGCCTTGTCGAGCCCCTCCCCGGTGCGGGCGTAGTGATTGATTTCGGCGTCGGTGAGTTCGCGGAAGGTCACGTCCGTGCGCTCGACCCCGCCCGCCGTTCCGCTGGGGGAAACGACCGTAACTCCGGTGTAGACCTGATGGGTGCGGCCCGAGAGGTGACGGAGGAAGGCCCGGTTCTCCGCCTCGTCCACAGGCTTTCCGAGCAGGGCGCCGTCTGCCGCGACGACGGTGTCGGCGGCGATGATCACCGAGCCGGGATACTCCCGCGCGACGGAGGCCGCCTTGAGGGCCGCGAGGTCCCCCGCCAGCCGCGCCGGGTCCGTCTCTGGGCTGCTCTCGTCCGCGCCGCTCACGACGACCCGGAACGGCACGCCGAGGTTCGAGAGGAGTTCGCGCCGCCGGGGGCTGCCCGAGGCGAGGATCACGTCGGGTGTCACGCTAGTACCCCGCCCCCGTCCGCTCGCCTGCCACCAGGGCCACGCCGCCCGAGGTGCCCAGCCGGGTCGCGCCCGCCTCGATCATCAAGCGCGCGTCCTCGGGGGTGCGGACGCCGCCCGCCGCCTTGATGCCCGCCCGCCCCGCGATCACCTCGGCCATCAGCCGCACGTCCTCCACGGTCGCGCCCCCCGTCCCGAAGCCCGTCGAGGTCTTCACGAGGTCGGCCCCGCCCAGGACCGCCGCCTCGGTCGCCGCGCGCTTCTGCTCGTCGTCGAGGTAGCAGGTCTCGATGATGACCTTGAGCACCGAGTCGGGAATCGCCCGCCGCACCGCCCGCACGTCGGCCTCCACCGCGTCCCAGTCGCCTTCCAGCGCCGCGCCGATGTGGATCACCATGTCCACCTCGTCCGCGCCCGCCTCCACGCTGAGCCGCGCCTCCACCGCCTTCTGTTCGCTGAGGGTCGCGCCCAGGGGAAAACCGCACACGGTCGCCACCTTCACGCCGGAGCCCTCCAGCTCGGCGGCGGCGAGGGGGACGTAGACCGGGTTCACGCACACGGCGTAGAACCCATGCTCGCGCGCCTCGGCGCACAGGAGGCGGATGTCGGCGGGTGTGGCGGTCGCCTTGAGAAGCGTGTGGTCGATGTAGGGGGCGAGCTTCACGCGCTCAGAATACGCGCTGGGGGCTAAGAAACGTAAACGAGACTTCACACGGCAAGCTCAACCTGAACGGCCCGGCCCGACCTTCCGCTACCCTCTGGATATGACCCAGGCTGCTCCCCCCCTCACCCCCGGCGAGCTCTTCCCCAGCTTCGTCCTGCCCGACGCCGACGGGCGCACCCACCGCCTCGGCGACTACGCGGGCCGTTACGTGGTGCTCTACGCCTATCCCAAGGACGACACTCCAGGCTGCACGAAGGAGGCGTGCGACTTCCGCGACAGCGCCCTGCTCAAAGCCCACGGGGCCGTCATCCTGGGCGTGAGCCGCGACGACGCGGGGAGCCACCGCGCCTTCGGGGAGAAGTACGGCCTGCCCTTCCCCCTGCTGACCGACGAGGACGCCGCCTTTCTGAAGCTGGTGGGCGCCTACGGCCCGAAAAACAGCTTCGGGAAGGTGACCGAGGGCGTGCGGCGGGCCACCTTCCTGATCGGCCCGGACGGGCGCGTGGTGCAGGTCTGGCCCGCCGTGCAGGTCGAGGGCCACGCCGACGCGGTTGCCGCCGCCATCGACGCCGACCGGCAGGGGCGCGATGCCTGATCTGGAGGCGCTGAAGGAGCAGGCCGCCGTCCCCGCCGCCCTGCTCGTCGAGAGCGGGATGCGGGTGGGCCTGGGCACGGGCAGCACCGCGAAGTACGCGATCCTCGAACTCGGGCGGCGGCTCGCGGCGGGAGAGGTGCGGGGCGTCGTGGGCGTGGCGACGAGCGACGCCTCGGAGGCGCTGGCCCGCGACCTCGGCATCCCGGTCGAGCCCCTCGACCCCCGGCCCCTCGACCTCGCCATCGACGGGGCGGACGAGATCGACCCGGGCCTCAACCTGATCAAGGGGCTGGGCGGCGCCCTGCTGCGTGAGAAGCTGACCGAGGTGCAGGCGCGGCGGCTGGTCATCATTGCCGACCACACCAAGGTCGTCTCGCGGCTGGGGGAGAAGGCGCCCCTGCCCGTCGAGATCGCGCGCTTCGGCTTCCTCTCGACCATCGAGCGGCTGCGGGCCCTGGGGCTGGGCGGGCGGCTGCGGCAACCCGGGGCCCAGCCTTTTGTGACCGACAACGGCAACTACATCTTCGACGCGGCGCTCCCGCAAGCTTTCGACCCCGCCACGCTGGAGCGGCAGGTCAAGGGGACACTGGGTGTGGTGGAGACGGGCTTTTTCCTGGGGATGGCGGAATTGGCCTTCGTCGCCTCGCCGGAGGGGGTGCGGGAGGTGCGTGGGCGTTGAGGGGTGAGGCTTGAGCCGCTTGCGGGGACCCGCGCGGCGGCGTCACCTCTGGCTGGGGGCCTTCCTTTTCGCCGCCCTGCTCGCCGCCTTCGCCATCAACTCGCCCGCCGCCCTGCGGCTGCTCTACCCCCGAGCCGTCGCCGAGGTCGCCGCGCTGCCCCCCGCTCCCGGCTACCGCGCTGGGCAGCGGGTGCTGCTGGTGAGCCCCCACCCCGACGACGAGTCGCTGTGCTGCGCGGGCAACCTCCGGCAGGCTCTCGCCGCCGGGGCGCAGGTCTACATCGTGTGGCTCACGAACGGCGACGGCTTCGAGCTGGACGCGGCCCTGCTCGAACGCACGCCCAGGCCGAGGGGCCGCGCCGCCCAGTCGCTCGGCACCGTCCGCATCGGCGAGGCCACCCGTGCCGCCGCCGTGCTGGGGGTGCCCGCCAGCCACCTGTTCTTCCTCGGCTACCCCGACGGCGCCCTGCTGCGGATGCTGCGGGCCAACTCCACCACACCCACCGTCTCCCCCCACACCGGGGCGACCCGGGTGCCCTACCCGCAGGCCCTTTCCCCCGGCGCCCCCTACACCGCCGCCAGCCTCCGGCGCGACCTGACCACCGTCCTCGACGGGGTGCGGCCCGACGTGGTGCTGCTGCCCTCCACCCACGACTTCCACCGCGACCACCGGGCGACCAGCCTGGTCACGGCCCAGCTCCTCGCGGCACGCGGCCAGACAAACCGCGCACGCCTCTGGATCGTCCACGGCGGCGCCGAGTGGCCCGTTCCCAAGGGCCTGCACGAGGGCTTCCCCCTCCTGATTCCCCCGCGCGGGCGCCACCTTGCCTGGACGCGCCTGGACCTCACCGCCGCACAGCAGGACACCAAGCTCCGCGCCCTCCAGGCCCACGCCAGCCAGATGGAGGTGATGCCGCGCTTCCTGAAGGCCTTTGTGCGCGAGAACGAACTGATCACGCTGCCGGAGGCGGGGAGGTAGGGGGAGGGGTCGAGGTTGCTGTGCAGGTGCAGGCCAAGCAGAGTTGGCGGGCGGAAGGTGGGGTTAGGGAGGGGAGTCGCGGGCGGGCACCCCCTCCCAACCTCCCCCCTCAAGGGGGAGGAGCAAAAAGAGCCGAAGCCTTCGCGCTTCTTAAAACGCGGACCCCGACGCCCTACAGGAGCACGCCGCATCAACGCTCCTGGCCCACGACCACGTCGGCTCGCGCAGCGAGACGGTGGGCCCGCAGACAGGACGCGACAAGATCACACCTTGCGTTCAGAAGAACCCGACCCCCCGCGCTGCCCGTGTCTCCTTGCCGAGCGCAGCGACAAGCTCCCCCTGCCCCCCTGGGGGTAGGGGGCAGGGGGGTGGGGGTAACTGGAGCAAGACACCCTGCCCCACGAAACAACGAACCTCACCCCTCCAGCCGCCGAAGCTGTTCCTCCAGCACCCCCGCCTCCCGCGTCGGCAGGTCGCACGCGTGCCCCACGCACACATAGGCTGTCCCCCCCCCGGGTCGCCCCTCCAACACCGGCAACCCCTCCCCGCGCTCGGCAGGCGCCAGCGCCGCGAAGGGCAGCGGATGCCGGGCGACCACCCTCTCCAGCGGCGCCCGCTCGCCCGCCGCCCCGATCAGCGCCACCTCGACGTGCGGCGCCCCCAGGAAGGCGGCGGCCTGCCAGAGCCCACCGAAGCCCCCCGCAGCGGCCAGCATGTCGCTCCGGTACGTCAGCACCGTCGCTCGCGCCAGCCGCTCGGCCTCCTCGTCCCCGAAGTAGCGCCCCACCCGCAGCCCGAGGAGCGCGGCGGCGGCGTTGTCGCTCAGGACGGCGGAGTCGAACCCCTGCGCCTGCCGGGTGAGCAGCGTCTCGGCCCGGCCCCCCGTCGAGCGGAAGAGGCCCGCCTCCTCGTCCCAGAAGTCGCGGCGCAGGGTCTCCCACAGCTCCCGCGCCCAGTTCAGGTGCGCGAGGTCACCGCCCGCCTGGTACAGCGCAATCAGGCCCAGGGCGTACAGCGCGTGATCTTCCAGCAACCCCTCGACCCGCGCCACCCCGTCCTTGAAGGTATGGGAGAGGGTGCCGTCTTCGAGCCGCAGCCTCTCCCACACGAAATCCGCGTTGCGGCGGGCTAGCTCCAGGTAGTGCGCCTCTCCAAGAATTCGCCCTGCGTCCGCGAAAGCCGCGAGCGCCAGGCCGTTCCAGGAGGTGAGCACTTTGGTATCCGTGCCGGGCTGGGGCCGGGCCTGCCGCGTGGCGAGCAGGCGGGCGCGGGCGGCGTCTAGCCGGACGGTGAGGCTTTCCTCGGACTCCCCCAGATCACGGGCCAGCGTGCTGACAGGCGTGGGCACGTGCAGGACGCTCCGCCGCCCCACCTCCGGGCGGTGGGGGTCCTCGAAGTTGCCCCCCTCGGTCACCCCGTACACGCGCAGCACGAGGTCGGTATCCGGCCCCTCGCCCAACACCTCCCGAATCTCGGTGGGCGTCCAGGTAAAGGTCAGGCCCTCGACCCCCTGGGTGTCCGCGTCCTGGGCGGAGTAGAACCCTCCCTCGGGCGACAGCATCTCCCGTTCCAGGTAGGCCAGGGTCTCACGGGCCAGCCGGGCGAACTCCTCGTCCTCGGTGTACTGGTAGGCGCGCAGGAGGGTCCGGGTGAGCTGCGCGTTGTCGTAGAGCATCTTCTCGAAGTGGGGGACCAGCCAGCGGTCGTCCACGGAGTAGCGGTGGAAACCGCCGCCGAGCTGGTCGTAGATGCCGCCCCGGCCCATCATCCGCAGGGTGTGGAGGGCCATGTCGCGCCCACCCGGCTGGGTGAGCAGGAAGTCGAGGGTGGTCGGCGCGGGGAACTTGGGCGCCCGGCCGAAGCCCCCCCAGTCGGCGTCGAACACGCGGCGGAGGTTCGCCACACCCCGGCGCAGGAAGTCGGCGGGGAGGTCGGCCTCCCCCTGACCTGGGCGGGGGCGACTCGCCTCACGGACATGTTCGGTGAGGGCCTGGGCGTTGCTCAGCAGCCCCTCGCGGCCCTCGCGCCAGGTGTGGGCGACGCTGGCGAGGAGACGGCGGAAGCCGGGCATTCCGTAACGGTCCACGGGCGGGAAGTAGGTGCCCGCGTAGAAGGGCTCGCCGTCCGGGGTCAGGAAGACCGTCATCGGCCAGCCGCCCTGCCCGGTGAGGGCCTGGGTCGCCGTCATGTACACCGCGTCCACGTCGGGGCGCTCCTCGCGGTCCACCTTGATGTTGACGAAGTGCTCGTTCATGAACTCGGCGGTCTGCGCGTCCTCGAAGCTCTCGTGGGCCATGACGTGACACCAGTGGCAGGTGGAGTAGCCGATGGAAAGCAGCACGGGCACGTCCCGGCGCCGCGCCTCGGCGAGGGCTTCGGGGCCCCACGGCCACCAGTCCACCGGGTTGTCGGCGTGCTGGAGGAGGTACGGGCTGGACTCCTGGGCGAGTCGGTTCATGGGGGCAGGCTAGCGGGGCCCGGGGGCCGCGTGTCACGGTCAAGTCTCAAAAAGGCGTGGAATAGACCACACATCCGGCTCATGGCGCCCGCGCGGCACAATGTCGTCGTATGGCCCAGCTCGACGCACAGACGGACCCCGCGACCGGCCCCATCGAGCAGCCTGTGCGCGTCCGCGCTGGCTTTTCCCTGACCTTCGACGTCAAGTACCCCACGCCCATGCTCTTCGTCGTGCAGCCCAAAGACCGCCTGGGGGCCACCGGGACCCGCCAGCGCCTCCTCGACGAGCGGCCCCTGGGAGAGGCCCGGGGCATCCACACCTACACCGATCTGCACGGCAACCTGATCTGGCGCACGCTCGCCCAGCCGGGTCAGGTCGTGGTCGGGCACGACCTGATCGCGGAGGTGACCCGCCACCCCGACCCGGTGCTGCCCGGTCTCCGCAAGCACCTCGTCGAGGACCTGCCCGACGAGACCATCACCTACCTCCTGCCGAGCCGCTACGTGGACAGCGACCTGATCAGCGGCGAGGCGTGGGAGCGTTTCGGGCACGTCCAGGGGGGCTGGGCGCAGGTGCAGGCGATCTGCGACTTCCTGCAAGACGAGTGCGTGTACGGGTATGGCAGCAACTCGACCACGACCGCCAAGCAGGCCTTCGACAGCAAGCGCGCGGTGTGCCGCGACTTCGCGCACATGGGCGTCGCCTTCTGCCGGGCGCTGAACATCCCCGCCCGCTACGTCTGCGGCTACCTCCCCGACATCGAGTTCGACTCCGGCGACGTGCCGATGGACTTCCACGCCTGGTTCGAGGCGTTCCTCGACGGGCAGTGGCGCACCTTCGACGCCCGGCACAACAAGCCGCGCATCGGCCGGGTGCTGATCGCCCAGGGCCGCGACGCCAGCGACGTGGCCTTCACCACCACCTTCGGCAACGCCCGCCTCACGCGCATGACAGTCTGGGCCGACGAGGCCCGCCCCGGCGAGACGCTCGACGACGAGCCCGCGCCGCGCGGTGTCTGAGGTGGGCGGGGACGCTCCTCAGCCCCCGCGCAGGCCCGAGAGCAGCCGCTCCACGTCCTCGACCGTCGTGTAGTGGGCGATGCTGGCCCGCACCACCCCCTCCGGGTAGAGCCCCAGGTCCCTGAGGGGCTGCACGGCGTAGAAGTGCCCCGCCGCCACGTCCACCCCCTGCCGGGTGAGACGGTCGGCGGTCTCCGGGGGCGCCTCCCCCTCCACCCGGAAGGCGACGGCCCCCATCCGTCCTTCCATCGTCCGGGGCCCGTAGACCGTCACGCCGGGGGTGTCCAGCAGCCCGCCCAGCAGCCGCCCCGCCACGGGCCGCTCCAGTTCCCCGATGCGGGCCGAGGCCGTCTCCAGCGCCGCTCGGGTCAGCGCCTCTCCCCCACCGAGTTCGCGTAGGTAGTCGAGGGTGCCCAGCCACCCGGCGAGCAGCTCGAACTGCGGCGTGCCGTACTCCAGGCCGGTGATGTCGCCCTCGGGAACGAAGCTCAGGCGGGGCCAGGGCAGCGTGGGGCGCAACTCCGGGTTCACCCACAGGGCGCCGAGGTGCGGTCCCCAGACCTTGTAGGGGCTGAAGGTCACGAAGT from Deinococcus aetherius includes:
- a CDS encoding thioredoxin domain-containing protein produces the protein MNRLAQESSPYLLQHADNPVDWWPWGPEALAEARRRDVPVLLSIGYSTCHWCHVMAHESFEDAQTAEFMNEHFVNIKVDREERPDVDAVYMTATQALTGQGGWPMTVFLTPDGEPFYAGTYFPPVDRYGMPGFRRLLASVAHTWREGREGLLSNAQALTEHVREASRPRPGQGEADLPADFLRRGVANLRRVFDADWGGFGRAPKFPAPTTLDFLLTQPGGRDMALHTLRMMGRGGIYDQLGGGFHRYSVDDRWLVPHFEKMLYDNAQLTRTLLRAYQYTEDEEFARLARETLAYLEREMLSPEGGFYSAQDADTQGVEGLTFTWTPTEIREVLGEGPDTDLVLRVYGVTEGGNFEDPHRPEVGRRSVLHVPTPVSTLARDLGESEESLTVRLDAARARLLATRQARPQPGTDTKVLTSWNGLALAAFADAGRILGEAHYLELARRNADFVWERLRLEDGTLSHTFKDGVARVEGLLEDHALYALGLIALYQAGGDLAHLNWARELWETLRRDFWDEEAGLFRSTGGRAETLLTRQAQGFDSAVLSDNAAAALLGLRVGRYFGDEEAERLARATVLTYRSDMLAAAGGFGGLWQAAAFLGAPHVEVALIGAAGERAPLERVVARHPLPFAALAPAERGEGLPVLEGRPGGGTAYVCVGHACDLPTREAGVLEEQLRRLEG
- a CDS encoding PIG-L deacetylase family protein gives rise to the protein MSRLRGPARRRHLWLGAFLFAALLAAFAINSPAALRLLYPRAVAEVAALPPAPGYRAGQRVLLVSPHPDDESLCCAGNLRQALAAGAQVYIVWLTNGDGFELDAALLERTPRPRGRAAQSLGTVRIGEATRAAAVLGVPASHLFFLGYPDGALLRMLRANSTTPTVSPHTGATRVPYPQALSPGAPYTAASLRRDLTTVLDGVRPDVVLLPSTHDFHRDHRATSLVTAQLLAARGQTNRARLWIVHGGAEWPVPKGLHEGFPLLIPPRGRHLAWTRLDLTAAQQDTKLRALQAHASQMEVMPRFLKAFVRENELITLPEAGR
- the rpiA gene encoding ribose 5-phosphate isomerase A: MPDLEALKEQAAVPAALLVESGMRVGLGTGSTAKYAILELGRRLAAGEVRGVVGVATSDASEALARDLGIPVEPLDPRPLDLAIDGADEIDPGLNLIKGLGGALLREKLTEVQARRLVIIADHTKVVSRLGEKAPLPVEIARFGFLSTIERLRALGLGGRLRQPGAQPFVTDNGNYIFDAALPQAFDPATLERQVKGTLGVVETGFFLGMAELAFVASPEGVREVRGR
- a CDS encoding transglutaminase-like domain-containing protein encodes the protein MAQLDAQTDPATGPIEQPVRVRAGFSLTFDVKYPTPMLFVVQPKDRLGATGTRQRLLDERPLGEARGIHTYTDLHGNLIWRTLAQPGQVVVGHDLIAEVTRHPDPVLPGLRKHLVEDLPDETITYLLPSRYVDSDLISGEAWERFGHVQGGWAQVQAICDFLQDECVYGYGSNSTTTAKQAFDSKRAVCRDFAHMGVAFCRALNIPARYVCGYLPDIEFDSGDVPMDFHAWFEAFLDGQWRTFDARHNKPRIGRVLIAQGRDASDVAFTTTFGNARLTRMTVWADEARPGETLDDEPAPRGV